From Fastidiosipila sp., a single genomic window includes:
- a CDS encoding type I restriction-modification system subunit M, with protein LMAMYASNAGKSGGEYFTPQEVSELLTRIALVGKTEINKVYDPACGSGSLLLQSAKILGRDNVRQGFFGQEINLTTYNLCRINMFLHDVDFDKFDIAHADTLTDPIHWDEEPFEVIVSNPPYSIKWAGDGDPLLINDPRFSPAGVLAPKSKADFAFIMHSLAWLATNGTASIVCFPGVLYRGGAEQKIRKYLIDNDYVDTIIQLPDNLFYGTSIATCIMVLRKAKSENSTLFIDASKEFVKITNNNKLTDENIQNILSIYEKKDEIQYVSKLVPNGDIAKEDYNLSVSTYVEIEDTREKVDIKVLNKEIEEIVKRQESLRNTIDQIVMEIEGESHE; from the coding sequence ACCTCATGGCCATGTATGCCTCAAATGCGGGGAAATCAGGTGGCGAATACTTCACGCCTCAAGAGGTCTCAGAGCTATTGACTCGAATAGCTCTGGTAGGCAAGACAGAAATCAATAAAGTCTATGACCCGGCATGTGGGTCAGGATCTTTGCTCTTACAATCCGCCAAGATCTTGGGAAGAGATAATGTGAGGCAAGGTTTCTTTGGTCAGGAAATCAATCTCACGACCTACAACCTCTGCCGTATCAATATGTTTCTCCACGATGTGGATTTCGATAAATTCGATATTGCCCACGCCGACACGTTGACAGACCCGATCCACTGGGATGAGGAACCCTTTGAAGTCATCGTTTCCAATCCTCCTTATTCGATCAAGTGGGCAGGAGATGGGGACCCCCTTCTCATCAACGATCCAAGATTTTCCCCTGCCGGCGTCTTAGCTCCTAAATCGAAAGCAGATTTTGCTTTCATCATGCACTCTCTTGCGTGGCTTGCCACCAATGGTACAGCGTCCATCGTATGTTTTCCAGGGGTTCTCTATCGTGGGGGAGCCGAGCAAAAGATCAGGAAGTATCTCATCGACAACGATTACGTGGATACCATCATCCAGCTTCCAGATAACCTCTTTTACGGTACTTCCATCGCCACCTGCATCATGGTTTTGAGGAAAGCTAAATCGGAGAATTCGACTCTCTTTATCGATGCTTCCAAAGAATTTGTCAAGATTACCAATAACAACAAGTTAACTGATGAAAATATTCAAAACATCCTGTCCATCTATGAGAAAAAAGATGAGATTCAGTACGTCTCCAAGTTAGTTCCCAACGGTGATATTGCTAAGGAAGATTACAACTTGTCGGTTTCCACTTATGTGGAGATTGAAGACACGAGGGAGAAAGTTGATATCAAGGTCCTTAATAAGGAAATTGAGGAGATTGTAAAGAGGCAGGAATCACTGAGAAACACCATTGACCAGATCGTGATGGAAATTGAGGGTGAATCTCATGAGTAG
- a CDS encoding type I restriction endonuclease subunit R, translated as MTSYNLVATTDEVTVVAEYKPDYRVRGQGYQSEEALENEFIRLLVEQGYEYLPIRSEDDLIRNLRIQLEKLNQFEFTDNEWSRFFQASLASSNEGIVEKTRKIQEDHTQVLKRDDGTSKNVYLIDKKNIHNNRLQVINQYEAEGNYKNRYDVTILVNGFPLIHVELKRRGVAIREAFNQINRYQRDSFWASHGLFEYVQLFVISNGTHTKYYSNTTRESHIKELVASKRRQSKRASNSFEFTSYWADANNRAIPDLIDFTKTFFAKHTILNVLTKYCVFTSEDMLLVMRPYQIAATERILNRIIVSSNHKQTGTIDAGGYIWHTTGSGKTLTSFKTAVLATEIPGIDKVIFVVDRKDLDYQTMKEYDRFEKGAANGNTSTAVLQRQLENRNHRGGYEDYKIIVTTIQKLDVFIKKNRKHDIYNQHVVLIFDECHRSQFGQMHRAITKHFKRYHIFGFTGTPIFSSNAPLGGNPAFSTTEQVFGEELHTYTIVDAINDGNVLPFRIDFINTMKLPDHIVDEKVYAIDRERALAAPKRIGEVVTYILDHFDQKTKRQSSYTMTAKWDEKLKGSREWIERREKRIVLGFNSIFAVASIPMAMKYYQALKERIQERNIDLKIATIYSFAPNEEEIEGLPVDETLDTNFLDKPSRDFLEDAIQDYNQLFATNFDTSSDKFQNYYKDLSQRVRNREIDILIVVNMFLTGFDATTLNTLWVDKNLRQHGLLQAFSRTNRILNSVKTFGNIVCFRDLKEEMDRAIALFGDKDAGGIVLLRTYREYYEGYEQEGRWQPGYRDLVGQLENGYPLGQVILGESKQKDFIKLFGKILKVRNILTSFDEFESDQLLSDRDLQDYQSIYLDLYQDIRGKQAVDKEDINDDIIFELELVRQIEVNIDYILILVAKYKDSNCQDKDILTAIDKAINSSLELRSKKDLIENFIAQVNVDTNVDEDWKAYLEESKEREIKALISEENLKEEETRRFVDNAFRDGIMRTTGTDIDRLMPPVSRFASNQRAIKKQTIIDKLLAFFERYFGLG; from the coding sequence ATGACTTCATATAACCTGGTCGCAACCACCGATGAGGTCACCGTGGTCGCTGAATACAAACCGGATTACCGGGTCAGGGGTCAAGGCTACCAGTCGGAAGAAGCACTTGAAAACGAATTCATCCGGCTCTTGGTGGAGCAAGGCTATGAGTATCTTCCCATTCGGTCAGAAGATGATCTGATTCGTAATTTGAGAATTCAACTTGAGAAGCTCAATCAGTTTGAATTCACCGATAACGAATGGTCCAGGTTCTTTCAAGCATCGCTCGCATCGTCCAATGAAGGCATTGTTGAAAAAACCCGAAAGATCCAAGAAGATCATACCCAGGTCCTGAAGCGGGATGATGGGACCTCAAAAAATGTCTATTTAATCGATAAGAAGAATATCCATAACAACCGGCTCCAGGTGATCAACCAGTATGAAGCTGAGGGCAACTACAAGAATCGCTATGATGTGACCATCTTGGTCAATGGTTTCCCTCTCATCCATGTCGAGTTAAAAAGACGGGGAGTCGCCATCCGGGAAGCCTTCAACCAAATCAACCGCTACCAAAGAGATTCTTTTTGGGCCTCCCATGGACTCTTTGAATACGTCCAGCTCTTTGTCATCTCCAATGGAACCCATACCAAGTATTATTCCAACACGACCCGGGAATCTCATATCAAAGAGCTTGTCGCCTCCAAAAGGCGACAAAGTAAAAGGGCCTCTAATAGTTTTGAATTTACCAGTTACTGGGCCGATGCCAACAATCGAGCCATTCCTGATTTAATTGATTTCACCAAGACCTTTTTTGCCAAACATACCATCTTGAATGTGTTGACTAAATACTGTGTTTTCACCAGTGAAGACATGCTCTTGGTTATGAGGCCTTACCAGATCGCTGCCACCGAGCGAATCTTGAATCGGATCATCGTGTCCAGCAATCATAAGCAAACAGGCACCATTGACGCAGGAGGTTATATCTGGCATACGACAGGGTCGGGCAAGACCTTAACATCATTCAAAACGGCAGTATTGGCGACCGAAATTCCTGGTATTGACAAGGTCATCTTCGTGGTTGACCGGAAAGATCTGGACTACCAGACCATGAAGGAGTACGACCGCTTTGAAAAAGGCGCGGCCAATGGCAATACCTCGACGGCGGTCTTGCAAAGGCAGCTGGAAAACAGGAACCACCGTGGGGGTTATGAGGACTACAAGATCATCGTCACGACCATTCAGAAGCTGGATGTTTTCATCAAGAAAAATCGGAAACACGATATCTACAACCAGCATGTAGTCCTTATTTTCGATGAGTGTCATCGCTCTCAGTTTGGCCAGATGCATCGCGCCATCACCAAGCACTTCAAGCGCTATCACATTTTTGGTTTTACAGGCACCCCCATTTTCTCCTCCAATGCACCCTTAGGAGGAAATCCAGCTTTCTCTACCACAGAACAGGTCTTTGGCGAAGAGCTTCACACCTATACCATTGTTGACGCCATCAATGACGGCAATGTCTTGCCCTTTCGGATTGATTTCATCAACACCATGAAATTGCCAGATCATATTGTAGATGAAAAAGTCTATGCCATTGATCGGGAGCGGGCCTTAGCTGCACCTAAACGAATTGGCGAGGTGGTGACATACATCTTGGATCATTTCGATCAGAAGACCAAACGTCAAAGCTCCTATACCATGACCGCCAAATGGGACGAGAAGTTAAAGGGGAGCCGTGAATGGATTGAAAGACGAGAAAAACGAATTGTTTTAGGCTTCAACTCTATTTTTGCAGTCGCCTCCATCCCTATGGCTATGAAATACTACCAAGCCCTTAAAGAAAGAATTCAGGAAAGGAATATTGATCTGAAGATCGCGACCATCTATTCTTTCGCCCCCAATGAAGAAGAGATCGAGGGTCTCCCGGTGGATGAAACATTAGATACCAATTTCTTAGACAAACCCTCGCGCGATTTTTTAGAAGATGCCATCCAAGATTACAACCAGCTGTTTGCAACCAATTTTGATACCAGTTCAGACAAATTCCAAAATTATTACAAAGATCTCTCTCAGCGAGTCAGGAACAGAGAGATTGACATTCTCATTGTCGTCAATATGTTTCTTACGGGTTTTGATGCCACCACCTTGAATACCTTGTGGGTGGACAAGAATCTCAGGCAGCACGGTTTGCTCCAGGCATTTTCAAGGACCAACCGGATTTTAAATTCAGTGAAAACTTTTGGTAATATTGTCTGTTTTCGGGATTTAAAAGAAGAAATGGATCGGGCCATCGCTCTTTTTGGTGACAAGGATGCCGGTGGGATCGTCCTTCTTCGAACCTACCGAGAATATTATGAGGGATACGAACAGGAGGGGCGTTGGCAGCCTGGCTACCGGGATCTTGTCGGGCAGCTGGAGAACGGCTATCCCCTGGGTCAGGTTATTCTTGGCGAATCGAAGCAAAAGGACTTCATTAAACTGTTTGGCAAGATCCTGAAAGTTAGAAACATTTTGACGTCCTTTGATGAATTTGAAAGCGATCAGTTGCTTTCAGACAGGGATCTGCAAGATTACCAGAGCATTTACCTTGATCTTTACCAGGATATCCGTGGCAAACAGGCGGTGGACAAAGAAGATATCAATGACGATATCATTTTTGAGCTGGAGCTCGTCCGCCAGATTGAAGTCAATATTGATTACATCCTCATCCTGGTCGCCAAATACAAAGACTCAAATTGCCAAGACAAGGACATTCTGACGGCCATTGACAAAGCCATCAATTCATCGCTTGAACTCAGGAGCAAAAAGGATCTCATCGAGAATTTCATTGCACAAGTGAACGTCGACACAAATGTTGATGAAGACTGGAAGGCCTATCTTGAGGAAAGCAAAGAAAGAGAAATTAAAGCGCTCATTAGCGAGGAAAATCTGAAAGAAGAAGAGACAAGGCGATTTGTGGATAACGCTTTCCGTGACGGCATCATGAGGACGACTGGTACGGACATCGATCGCTTGATGCCACCCGTTTCAAGATTTGCTTCTAACCAGCGAGCGATCAAAAAGCAAACCATCATCGATAAGCTTCTAGCTTTCTTTGAGAGGTATTTTGGATTGGGATAG
- a CDS encoding restriction endonuclease subunit S, which translates to MSRLDRLIKELCPDGVNHERLGNVLEYEQPGKYLVNTTNYDDHFETPVLTAGDSFILGYTDESSGVYKASTENPVIIFDDFTAAFHWVDFPFKVKSSAIKMLKPRSEAALFRYIYHWMKNIHFVPSGHRRRWIKEYSQLLIPLPPLPVQEEIVRILDTFTELTAELTAELTAELTARKKQFHYYRQKLFVMKSDEVTWKTIGEICEEITSGGTPSSAITSYYGGTIPWLRTQEVDFADVYDTRVKITEEGLANSSASWVEKNNVIVALYGATAAKVAINKIPLTTNQACCNLKINPELAHYRYVFHWLASQYFKLKSQGRGSQSNINAKIVKSFQIPIPSLGKQERIVSILDKFDTLVNDISIGLPAEIEARQKQYEYYREKLLTFKPLEEEVS; encoded by the coding sequence ATGAGTAGGTTAGATCGGCTAATAAAAGAGCTTTGTCCTGATGGTGTGAATCACGAGAGGCTGGGAAACGTATTAGAGTATGAACAACCTGGGAAATATCTCGTTAATACCACAAATTATGACGATCACTTTGAAACGCCTGTCTTGACAGCAGGTGATTCATTTATTTTGGGATATACAGATGAAAGTAGTGGAGTATATAAAGCCAGCACTGAAAACCCCGTCATAATATTTGATGATTTCACAGCAGCTTTTCATTGGGTAGATTTCCCTTTCAAAGTGAAGTCATCTGCAATAAAAATGCTAAAACCAAGATCGGAAGCGGCTTTGTTTCGATACATATATCACTGGATGAAAAATATCCATTTTGTACCTTCAGGTCATAGACGAAGATGGATAAAAGAATACTCGCAACTATTAATCCCCCTTCCACCTCTCCCTGTCCAAGAGGAAATCGTCCGGATCCTGGATACTTTCACAGAGCTTACAGCAGAGCTTACAGCAGAGCTTACAGCGGAGCTTACAGCACGAAAAAAACAGTTTCACTACTATAGACAAAAACTATTTGTTATGAAGTCAGATGAAGTAACGTGGAAAACAATAGGCGAAATATGTGAAGAGATTACCTCTGGCGGTACACCCTCATCTGCGATTACTTCCTATTACGGTGGCACGATCCCGTGGCTAAGAACACAAGAAGTTGATTTTGCAGATGTGTACGATACCAGAGTAAAAATTACCGAAGAGGGTTTAGCAAATTCGTCAGCAAGTTGGGTCGAAAAAAATAATGTAATCGTGGCTCTCTACGGTGCGACAGCAGCCAAGGTTGCGATTAACAAAATTCCATTAACCACTAACCAGGCGTGTTGCAACCTAAAAATAAATCCCGAGCTCGCACACTATAGATATGTATTTCACTGGCTCGCCAGTCAATATTTTAAACTGAAGTCACAGGGTCGTGGCTCTCAGTCAAATATTAACGCCAAAATTGTCAAATCTTTTCAGATTCCCATACCTTCTTTAGGTAAACAAGAACGCATCGTCTCCATCCTCGACAAATTCGATACCTTGGTGAACGATATCTCCATCGGATTGCCTGCCGAAATCGAAGCCCGACAAAAACAATACGAGTACTACCGGGAGAAACTTTTAACCTTCAAACCATTAGAAGAAGAGGTAAGCTGA